The following proteins are co-located in the Macadamia integrifolia cultivar HAES 741 chromosome 3, SCU_Mint_v3, whole genome shotgun sequence genome:
- the LOC122073702 gene encoding tubulin beta chain-like, translating into MREILHVQGGQCGNQIGAKFWEVICDEHGVDPTGRFNGGLSDLQLERINVYYNEASGGRYVPRAVLMDLEPGTMDSIRSGPYGQIFRPDNFVFGQSGAGNNWAKGHYTEGAELIDSVLDVVRKEAENCDCLQGFQVCHSLGGGTGSGMGTLLISKIREEYPDRMMLTFSVFPSPKVSDTVVEPYNATLSVHQLVENADECMVLDNEALYDICFRTLKLSTPSFGDLNHLISATMSGVTCCLRFPGQLNSDLRKLAVNLIPFPRLHFFMVGFSPLTSRGSQHYISLTVPELTQQMWDAKNMMCAADPRHGRYLTASAMFRGKMSTKEVDEQMINVQNKNSSYFVEWIPNNVKSSVCDIPPTGLKMASTFIGNSTSIQEMFRRVSEQFTAMFRRKAFLHWYTGEGMDEMEFTEAESNMNDLVSEYQQYQDATAEDDEEGEYEEGLEDNYEG; encoded by the exons ATGAGAGAAATCCTTCACGTTCAAGGTGGACAATGTGGGAACCAGATCGGAGCCAAGTTCTGGGAAGTGATCTGTGACGAACATGGCGTCGATCCCACTGGTAGATTCAATGGCGGATTGTCGGATCTGCAACTCGAGAGGATCAATGTCTACTACAATGAGGCTTCTGGTGGGAGATACGTTCCTAGGGCTGTTCTTATGGATCTGGAGCCCGGCACTATGGATAGCATCAGATCTGGACCTTATGGTCAGATCTTCCGCCCCGATAATTTCGTCTTCGGACAATCTGGTGCCGGAAATAACTGGGCCAAGGGACATTACACTGAAGGAGCGGAGTTGATCGATTCTGTTCTTGATGTTGTTCGTAAAGAGGCTGAAAACTGTGATTGTTTGCAAG GTTTTCAGGTATGTCATTCCCTTGGAGGAGGCACAGGGTCTGGGATGGGAACCCTCCTGATATCGAAGATCAGGGAGGAGTACCCTGATAGGATGATGCTTACATTCTCGGTCTTCCCCTCTCCAAAGGTCTCTGACACAGTCGTGGAGCCCTACAATGCCACCCTGTCTGTGCATCAATTGGTGGAGAATGCAGATGAATGCATGGTCCTAGATAATGAAGCACTCTATGACATCTGCTTTAGGACCCTGAAGCTCAGCACTCCAAGCT TTGGAGACCTGAACCACTTGATTTCAGCCACTATGAGTGGTGTGACATGCTGTCTGAGGTTCCCAGGTCAGTTGAACTCAGACTTGAGGAAACTGGCGGTAAACCTTATTCCATTCCCACGTCTACACTTCTTCATGGTGGGGTTTTCTCCACTCACCTCCCGTGGGTCGCAGCACTACATCTCTCTAACTGTACCAGAGCTGACCCAGCAAATGTGGGATGCAAAGAACATGATGTGTGCAGCAGACCCTCGACATGGACGCTACCTGACTGCCTCCGCCATGTTCAGGGGAAAGATGAGCACCAAGGAAGTTGATGAGCAGATGATTAATGTGCAGAATAAGAACTCGTCGTATTTTGTGGAGTGGATCCCCAACAATGTGAAGTCGAGTGTGTGTGACATCCCCCCAACAGGGCTAAAGATGGCGTCTACTTTTATTGGGAACTCAACTTCAATTCAGGAGATGTTCAGGAGGGTGAGTGAGCAATTCACTGCGATGTTCCGGCGCAAGGCTTTCTTGCACTGGTACACTGGGGAAGGAATGGATGAGATGGAGTTCACAGAGGCAGAGAGCAACATGAATGATTTAGTGTCAGAATACCAGCAGTACCAGGATGCCACTGCTGAGGATGATGAGGAAGGTGAATATGAGGAGGGACTCGAAGATAACTACGAGGGCTGA
- the LOC122074734 gene encoding transcription factor MYB1-like has translation MGRSPCCSKEGLNRGAWTGLEDKILAGYIKTHGEGKWRDIPKKAGLKRCGKSCRLRWMNYLKPGIKRGNISHDEEDLIIRLHKLLGNRWSLIAGRLPGRTDNEIKNYWNTSLSKKLQAHQTSAASTQKPHSNQSEEEEKLMKKKQQQQQKKRKTKMTMTTTSRSSNDKPLSSKMDSSVVRTKALRCNRVFLTPEKTSNQVVHQVAENNNEATFSEAEPKPSKNKTVESDSFDGLSSFNQVEEEDSLNLMIDLDCYFSDESLASWNQQVLCPKEDWTGIHGIEPGFPSFTALLGQVESWLEG, from the exons atgggtagaAGCCCTTGCTGTTCCAAGGAAGGCTTGAACAGAGGAGCTTGGACTGGCCTTGAAGACAAAATCCTAGCAGGTTACATTAAAACCCATGGTGAAGGGAAATGGAGAGACATTCCCAAGAAAGCAGGTCTCAAGAGATGTGGAAAGAGCTGTAGGCTTCGCTGGATGAACTATTTAAAGCCAGGTATCAAGAGAGGAAACATATCCCATGATGAAGAAGATCTCATCATTAGGCTTCACAAGCTTTTGGGGAatag GTGGTCTCTTATAGCAGGGAGGCTTCCGGGGCGAACAGACAATGAAATTAAGAACTACTGGAACACTAGTTTATCAAAGAAGCTGCAAGCCCACCAAACCTCGGCGGCATCGACTCAAAAGCCGCACTCAAACCagtctgaagaagaagagaaactgatgaagaagaagcagcagcagcagcagaagaagaggaagacgaaGATGACCATGACCACAACATCCAGATCGTCCAATGATAAACCACTGTCATCAAAAATGGACTCCAGTGTGGTCCGGACCAAGGCTTTAAGGTGCAACCGGGTTTTTCTCACTCCAGAAAAAACCAGTAACCAAGTTGTTCACCAAGTTGCTGAAAATAATAATGAAGCCACATTCTCAGAAGCAGAACCCAAACCCTCCAAGAACAAAACAGTTGAATCAGATTCCTTTGATGGGTTGTCTTCATTCAAtcaagtagaagaagaggattCACTCAATCTAATGATCGATCTGGATTGCTACTTCTCTGATGAGTCATTGGCATCTTGGAATCAACAGGTCTTGTGCCCCAAGGAGGACTGGACCGGAATTCATGGTATTGAACCGGGTTTCCCATCCTTCACCGCTCTTCTGGGTCAAGTAGAGAGTTGGTTAGAAGGATAA
- the LOC122074678 gene encoding peptidyl-prolyl cis-trans isomerase-like, whose amino-acid sequence MAIVVRNNPRVFFDISIGDTPVGRIVFELYADVTPITAENFRALCTGEKEDESGKPLHYKGSTFHRVIPRFMCQGGDFTAGNGTGGESIYGYKFPDENYVRKHTGPGILSMASSEPNLNGSQFFICFAKTQWLDGKHVVFGHVTQGIEVLTLIEEVGSRSGRTSKPVVIVDCGQIPQENNE is encoded by the coding sequence ATGGCCATTGTAGTGAGAAATAATCCCCGGGTGTTTTTCGACATTTCAATCGGCGACACTCCTGTTGGCCGCATAGTGTTCGAACTCTATGCCGACGTAACACCTATTACGGCCGAAAACTTCCGTGCTTTGTGTACaggagagaaagaagacgaAAGCGGCAAGCCCTTACACTATAAGGGTTCGACGTTCCATCGTGTGATCCCTCGTTTCATGTGTCAAGGTGGAGATTTCACCGCCGGAAATGGTACCGGCGGTGAGTCGATTTACGGTTATAAATTCCCCGACGAGAACTACGTGAGGAAGCATACAGGACCTGGTATACTGTCCATGGCTAGTTCTGAACCGAATTTGAATGGATCTCAGTTCTTCATTTGTTTTGCTAAGACTCAGTGGCTTGATGGGAAGCATGTGGTGTTCGGACATGTTACTCAGGGTATTGAAGTGCTTACGTTGATCGAGGAAGTCGGTTCCAGGAGTGGTAGGACTTCCAAGCCTGTTGTGATAGTTGATTGTGGTCAGATTccccaagaaaataatgaataG